In the Candidatus Binataceae bacterium genome, TGCGCGCTATGTGCGCGAGTGGCTGGGCGCAATGGCGGCCGCGCATTACGTCAACTATGACCCTAAGGCGGACACCTATCTCTTGACGCCTGAATACGCAGCGGCGCTCGCCGATGAAGACTCTCCTTTCTTCGTCGGCAGCTATTTCCAAATGGCACAGGCGGTGGTCTCCGTGGCACCGAAAGTGTCAGAAGCGTTCAAAACCGGTAAGGGTGTGGCGCAGGCCGAATATCCACCATCATTCTTCGAGGCCGCCCAGCGTAATTCACGCACCCGGTATCTGCACAAGCTGATGCGCAAATGGATTCCCGCGATGCCGCAGGTAGTCGAAGTGCTAAGCGCCGGCGGCATCGGCGCCGACGTGGGATGTGGCGGCGGACTCGCTGCAATCATGATCGCCCAGGCCTATCCCAAAGCACGGATGGTCGGTTTCGACGTGCACGTCGAATCGATAGACCGCGCGCGGCGCAACGCGCGGGCTGCGGGGGTCGCGGATCGGGTATCGTTTGAGGTCGCCAATGGTTCGCAACTGCCGGGACACAAATTCGATTTCGTTTCGACCTTCGATGTTGTTCACGACGCGGTCGACCCACTCGGGCTAATGTCTGGAATCCGGCACGCCCTCAAGGACGACGGCACTTATCTCGTTCAGGAAGTGAATGTATCAGACAAGGT is a window encoding:
- a CDS encoding class I SAM-dependent methyltransferase; the encoded protein is MALSGNLDLEKAKRVAQAVVGDVATVMHGALVFIGDRMGLFKAMVEAGPLTFEQLATKVGLSARYVREWLGAMAAAHYVNYDPKADTYLLTPEYAAALADEDSPFFVGSYFQMAQAVVSVAPKVSEAFKTGKGVAQAEYPPSFFEAAQRNSRTRYLHKLMRKWIPAMPQVVEVLSAGGIGADVGCGGGLAAIMIAQAYPKARMVGFDVHVESIDRARRNARAAGVADRVSFEVANGSQLPGHKFDFVSTFDVVHDAVDPLGLMSGIRHALKDDGTYLVQEVNVSDKVGENIRPMGKMIYSVSTLYCMTTSLAHGGAGIGAAMGENKARELAAGAGFSRFTRLPIEDDFAVLYELRP